From one Paramormyrops kingsleyae isolate MSU_618 chromosome 1, PKINGS_0.4, whole genome shotgun sequence genomic stretch:
- the LOC140592142 gene encoding uncharacterized protein, with product MVELLFLLGIRYLSVAEHFPLSRLELWCKDGVHLSDNVGMEILTWLLWDAASLQLQAATPDAPASPKTSPPVERPVPPNLVVAAPSKAPATLKTSPPVVRRVSPKLVVVGEVTVPRASNPFDWTLVQQKRQRVQGEHTQESRRMAGQQGNLLECSIPLNPVWFSPAVQEKMDRFVPASGALESTGGTKSRKRRRAASKKRWEEEKVCHSF from the exons ATGGTTGAACTGCTTTTTCTTCTAGGTATTCGGTACCTATCCGTTGCTGAACACTTCCCGCTGAGTCGCCTGGAGCTGTGGTGCAAAGATGGC GTGCACCTAAGTGACAATGTAGGGATGGAGATCCTTACATGGTTGCTCTGGGATGCTGCCTCTTTGCAACTACAGGCAGCTACTCCAGATGCACCGGCCTCTCCGAAGACTTCACCACCAGTGGAGAGACCAGTGCCCCCCAATTTGGTTGTG GCGGCTCCTTCTAAGGCACCAGCTACCCTGAAGACTTCACCACCAGTGGTCAGACGAGTCTCCCCCAAGTTGGTTGTGGTTGGCGAGGTGACTGTGCCACGTGCTTCCAACCCGTTCGACTGGACGCTTGTTCAGCAG AAGAGGCAGCGCGTGCAGGGTGAACACACTCAGGAGAGTAGGAGGATGGCTGGCCAGCAG GGAAACTTGTTGGAGTGTTCCATCCCCCTAAATCCGGTGTGGTTCAGCCCTGCAGTTCAGGAGAAGATGGACCGCTTTGTTCCAGCATCTGGCGCTTTGGAATCCACAGGTGGTACGAAGAGCAGGAAG